The DNA window CCTCGGCGTGCTCGGCGTGGCGCTGCTCGTCCCCTTCGTGCTGGTGGAGCGGCGCGCCGCGGAGCCCGTCCTGCCGCTGAAGCTCTTCCGGATCCGCACCTTCACCCTCTGCTCGGTGATCGGCTTCGTCGTCGGCTTCGCGATGTTCGGCTCGATGACCTACCTGCCGACGTTCCTGCAGGTCGTGCAGGGCGTCTCGCCGACCATGTCCGGGGTGCACATGCTGCCGATGGTGGCCGGGCTGCTCATCGCCTCGACCGCCTCCGGCCAGATCGTCAGCCGCACCGGCCACTACAAGGTCTTCCCGATCGCCGGCACGGCCGTGATGACCGTCGGCCTGCTCCTGCTGCACCAGCTCGACCCCGGCAGCAGCACCGGGGAGATGAGCGCGTACTTCTTCGTCTTCGGCTTCGGGCTCGGCCTCGTCATGCAGGTCCTCGTCCTGGTCGTGCAGAACGCCGTCTCCTACCGCGACCTCGGCGTCGCCACCTCCGGCGCCACCTTCTTCCGCTCCATCGGCGCGTCCTTCGGCGTCTCCATCTTCGGCACGATCTTCGCCAACAAGCTCGGGCCGCGGATCGCCGACGCCCTCTCCGGCGCGAGCCTGCCCGCCGGCATCAGCCCCGACAGGCTCCAGGCCGACCCGCGCGCGGTCTCCGCCCTCCCGCCGGGCGAGCGGGCGGGCGTCCTAGCCGCCTACTCCACGTCCATCACCGACGTCTTCCTCTACGCGGTGCCCGCCGGGCTCGTCGCCTTCGCCCTCGCCTGGCTGCTGCGGGAGGAACCCCTGCGGGGCAGCGTCACCGCGCCCGACAACAGCGAGGTCATCTCCAGCAACCCCGTCGAACGCTCCTCGCGCGACGAGGTCGCCCGCGCCCTGTCCCTGCTCGGCAGCCGCGAGGGCCGCAAGAAGGTCTACGAGGTGATCACCGAACGGGCCGGGCTCGACCTGCGTCCCGCCGCGAGCTGGATGCTCCTGCGCATGAACCGCTACGGCTCCGTGGAACCCTCCCTGCTCGCCGAGCGCGTCGACGTCCCCCTGCGCGCCGTCACCGAGGCCGCCATCCAACTGGAGGTCCGGGGCCTGGCCCGCCGCGAGGGCCTGCCCCTCGTCATGACGGACGAGGGCCGGCGCGTCGCGGGCCTGCTGTTCCGGGCCCGCGAGGAATCCCTCGCCGACCTCCTCGGCAACTGGTGGACCCCGGACCGCCCCACCGACCTCGACGCCCTCGTCCGCGAACTCACCACGGAACTGTGCGGCTCGGACGCGGAACAGCCCCACGACGGCGACGCGCTGCCCCGGCGGGACCATGATGCGCGGCGGGACCCGGGGAGGCGGCAACCGTGAAAGGGTGACCGACGGCTTCACCCGCGCACAGCCGTCGCACCTGGAGGGGCGCCCCATGAGCGCAGCCGATCAACCGGCCGAGCAGAGAGACGTCCCGCCCCGTCCGGAGCGCACTCCGGACGCCCTCCGCCTGGCGCTCACCCGGCTCGCTCCCCACCGGCTGGCCGAGATGGAACGGCAGA is part of the Streptomyces roseifaciens genome and encodes:
- a CDS encoding MDR family MFS transporter — translated: MADDTPGPSVATEPEPLPAPGQGQSRRTLLVAIGALLLGMLLAALDQTIVSTALPTIVSDLGGLEHLSWVVTAYLLASTAATPLWGKLGDQYGRKKLFQTAIVIFLLGSVLCGIAQNMGELIAFRALQGLGGGGLMVLSMAIVGDLVPPRDRGRYQGLFGAVFGGTSVLGPLLGGLFVDHLSWRWVFYINLPIGIVALFTIAAVLHIPARRTPHRIDYLGTFLIAAVATCLVLMTSLGGTTYPWSSWQIIGLGVLGVALLVPFVLVERRAAEPVLPLKLFRIRTFTLCSVIGFVVGFAMFGSMTYLPTFLQVVQGVSPTMSGVHMLPMVAGLLIASTASGQIVSRTGHYKVFPIAGTAVMTVGLLLLHQLDPGSSTGEMSAYFFVFGFGLGLVMQVLVLVVQNAVSYRDLGVATSGATFFRSIGASFGVSIFGTIFANKLGPRIADALSGASLPAGISPDRLQADPRAVSALPPGERAGVLAAYSTSITDVFLYAVPAGLVAFALAWLLREEPLRGSVTAPDNSEVISSNPVERSSRDEVARALSLLGSREGRKKVYEVITERAGLDLRPAASWMLLRMNRYGSVEPSLLAERVDVPLRAVTEAAIQLEVRGLARREGLPLVMTDEGRRVAGLLFRAREESLADLLGNWWTPDRPTDLDALVRELTTELCGSDAEQPHDGDALPRRDHDARRDPGRRQP